The Benincasa hispida cultivar B227 chromosome 9, ASM972705v1, whole genome shotgun sequence genome has a segment encoding these proteins:
- the LOC120087247 gene encoding AUGMIN subunit 4 isoform X1: MVKSLQGGGQNLPADVTQVIDQLERHCLAPDGSLVSKPVHYDLQLAREEMSRERLRYLEAMAIYCEAIAMVEEYQQAVSMANLGGVRDVQALYPQLGLKNSPQVYETLEHRMVVAEASQRLRLPLISKDGEIQEDEIEKWSVVSRSSLDSTSTGITISSTANSTNYASASSTGSIVNNSSLNSTDTAEPGVGGVPNRFLGITPAFLWQTQLHQTPSMDMTEYQKALSREIDARLKTKCDKVADAFVMDDIESSSGHHSSSARLPERVKLIIEEIEREEAALRQELYSADRKFAEYYNVLEQILGVLIKLVKDLKLQHQHKYDDLQKTWLCKRCETMNAKLSVLEHVLLLETYTQESIPALHKIRKYLVEATEEASISYNKAVTRLREYQGVDPHFDTIARQYHDIVMKLENMQWTIHQVEMDLKRLPDQSST; this comes from the exons ATGGTGAAAAGCTTACAGGGCGGAGGGCAAAACCTCCCGGCAGACGTCACGCAGGTGATTGATCAGTTGGAGCGCCACTGCTTGGCTCCCGATGGATCTCTCGTCTCCAAGCCAGTCCACTACGATCTACAGCTC GCGAGAGAAGAAATGTCGAGGGAAAGATTGCGTTATTTGGAAGCCATG GCAATCTACTGTGAAGCAATTGCGATGGTGGAAGAATACCAACAGGCTGTTTCAATGGCGAACCTTGGAGGAGTTCGAGATGTTCAGGCTCTTTACCCACAACTAGGCTTGAAGAATTCGCCTCAG GTTTATGAGACCCTTGAGCATCGAATGGTTGTGGCAGAAGCATCTCAAAGATTGAGGCTTCCTCTTATATCAAAGGACGGTGAAATCCAGGAGGACGAGATTGAGAAGTGGAGTGTAGTATCTCGAAGTTCCCTTGATAGTACAAGTACCGGTATCACAATCAGCTCAACCGCTAATTCAACAAATTATGCAAGTGCTAGCAGTACTGGAAGCATTGTGAACAATAGTTCATTAAACTCAACTGATACTGCAGAACCTGGAGTAGGTGGTGTTCCCAATCGCTTTCTTGGAATCACACCTGCCTTTTTATGGCAAACACAACTCCATCAAACGCCTTCCATG GATATGACCGAATATCAAAAGGCTCTTTCCCGTGAGATTGATGCTCGTTTGAAGACTAAATGTGATAAGGTTGCCGATGCTTTTGTGATGGATGATATTG AGTCATCATCTGGTCATCATAGCTCTAGTGCTCGGCTTCCAGAGAG GGTCAAGTTGATCATTGAGGAAATTGAAAGGGAAGAAGCAGCTTTACGGCAAGAGCTTTACTCGGCAGATAGAAAGTTCGCTGAATATTACAAT gttcttgagcagatcttggGAGTACTAATTAAGCTTGTCAAAGATTTGAAGCTGCAGCATCAACATAAATAT GACGATCTCCAGAAAACATGGCTGTGCAAAAGGTGTGAGACCATGAATGCGAAACTGAG CGTTTTAGAGCACGTTCTCCTGCTAGAAACTTACACTCAGGAATCTATACCAGCCCTTCAtaaaataag AAAATATCTTGTTGAAGCTACAGAGGAAGCTTCTATTTCTTATAACAAAGCA GTCACTCGTCTCCGCGAGTATCAAGGTGTAGACCCTCATTTCGACACAATTGCGAGGCAGTACCACGATATAGTGATG AAACTTGAGAATATGCAATGGACAATTCACCAAGTTGAGATGGACTTGAAACGCTTGCCAGATCAGTCAAGTACATGA
- the LOC120087247 gene encoding AUGMIN subunit 4 isoform X2, translated as MSRERLRYLEAMAIYCEAIAMVEEYQQAVSMANLGGVRDVQALYPQLGLKNSPQVYETLEHRMVVAEASQRLRLPLISKDGEIQEDEIEKWSVVSRSSLDSTSTGITISSTANSTNYASASSTGSIVNNSSLNSTDTAEPGVGGVPNRFLGITPAFLWQTQLHQTPSMDMTEYQKALSREIDARLKTKCDKVADAFVMDDIESSSGHHSSSARLPERVKLIIEEIEREEAALRQELYSADRKFAEYYNVLEQILGVLIKLVKDLKLQHQHKYDDLQKTWLCKRCETMNAKLSVLEHVLLLETYTQESIPALHKIRKYLVEATEEASISYNKAVTRLREYQGVDPHFDTIARQYHDIVMKLENMQWTIHQVEMDLKRLPDQSST; from the exons ATGTCGAGGGAAAGATTGCGTTATTTGGAAGCCATG GCAATCTACTGTGAAGCAATTGCGATGGTGGAAGAATACCAACAGGCTGTTTCAATGGCGAACCTTGGAGGAGTTCGAGATGTTCAGGCTCTTTACCCACAACTAGGCTTGAAGAATTCGCCTCAG GTTTATGAGACCCTTGAGCATCGAATGGTTGTGGCAGAAGCATCTCAAAGATTGAGGCTTCCTCTTATATCAAAGGACGGTGAAATCCAGGAGGACGAGATTGAGAAGTGGAGTGTAGTATCTCGAAGTTCCCTTGATAGTACAAGTACCGGTATCACAATCAGCTCAACCGCTAATTCAACAAATTATGCAAGTGCTAGCAGTACTGGAAGCATTGTGAACAATAGTTCATTAAACTCAACTGATACTGCAGAACCTGGAGTAGGTGGTGTTCCCAATCGCTTTCTTGGAATCACACCTGCCTTTTTATGGCAAACACAACTCCATCAAACGCCTTCCATG GATATGACCGAATATCAAAAGGCTCTTTCCCGTGAGATTGATGCTCGTTTGAAGACTAAATGTGATAAGGTTGCCGATGCTTTTGTGATGGATGATATTG AGTCATCATCTGGTCATCATAGCTCTAGTGCTCGGCTTCCAGAGAG GGTCAAGTTGATCATTGAGGAAATTGAAAGGGAAGAAGCAGCTTTACGGCAAGAGCTTTACTCGGCAGATAGAAAGTTCGCTGAATATTACAAT gttcttgagcagatcttggGAGTACTAATTAAGCTTGTCAAAGATTTGAAGCTGCAGCATCAACATAAATAT GACGATCTCCAGAAAACATGGCTGTGCAAAAGGTGTGAGACCATGAATGCGAAACTGAG CGTTTTAGAGCACGTTCTCCTGCTAGAAACTTACACTCAGGAATCTATACCAGCCCTTCAtaaaataag AAAATATCTTGTTGAAGCTACAGAGGAAGCTTCTATTTCTTATAACAAAGCA GTCACTCGTCTCCGCGAGTATCAAGGTGTAGACCCTCATTTCGACACAATTGCGAGGCAGTACCACGATATAGTGATG AAACTTGAGAATATGCAATGGACAATTCACCAAGTTGAGATGGACTTGAAACGCTTGCCAGATCAGTCAAGTACATGA